A stretch of DNA from Lotus japonicus ecotype B-129 chromosome 4, LjGifu_v1.2:
TGGCTACTGATATGGTGGTGCGAATATATGGTTCAAGGGCTATCATGAAATACAATTTTGATCTCTTGAAAGATGAACGAGGACGTGTGCAGTGTGCAGGATTGATTCTGGTGATTTTGAATTTTGTACAATCCCCTGTACCTATCTTAAGCTATTCTTCTACCCTGCTGTACTAATTCTGTTTTCCCCATTGGTTCTGTATTAGATGGAGATGGTGATGAGATTAAGATGAAGGAcatggtgaagatgaagatgatttctatgaagatgaaaatgaagatAATTTAGGATTAGTTTGGGGAATTGATTTaggattatatttattaattagttatatttttgttaattaaattaaaatttatgatgtgtttatttttttattttatttttaaaattccacATAGGCTTCATTTACACAGTCAGCGTGCTACatcatcactcgtcggagctctgagctccggcgaggactgacTCCATACGTTTTTCAAAGATAGGGATTTAtttcacaaatttttccggttagggacctggttcagacggcgacacaaagacagggactaatttgaggattaagcctaaaatAAGTACATTATACAATTCAAGACAAGCAGCCTTGAACAACGCCCCTGAAAAGACTATGGCAGTTACATCCCCTGTACTGTGTGTCTATATAATAATGGCCACCTCCGCccttacacttttttttttaattacatgAAAGTTCAGTGAGTTCAGTTCTGATCATCATTACAAATTATAACATGTCACCGGATTATAGGCCGTTTATAGGCACATATAGATCATACACACTAACACAACTCTTAGAACAACAGGAGTTGAATACATAATCCTTACCAACTGAGCCAACATAAGAATGCAGAGGGATGAACTCACTTGAACTTATATATCCATACTCTTTTCTTTACCTAAGAAGTGTATTTAAGTTATTCATTGTTAACTTCATTCTGAAGCTTTTAGAGTCTTCTTTCGACATATAATTATTCGTTTGATAAAGGAATATAAGAATGCAAAGATTAATGAAAATAATCTAAACGTAGGACGTGCAATTGAATTTGCTTCTTACAATTCGTAAAACACTTTTCTCATCTCCTAGACGAGGGATTAACATAAATAACCAaagattttgaagaaaaaaattgtagtAGTAGGTTCACTTGAGTTGATGTGTTCAACATAAAACAAACCAAAAGTCGTATTTAACACTTATGACttcaatttaaaaattattacaaaAAATAAGACATGCTTTACAAATaagattttttaaaaagtttatttttcacCCAAGAGTCGTCAATAGAATTTACCACTTCcactaaattaataaaattgaaCAAAACTTACCACTTCATATTAAATTACATTATTTCAAATCTTTGTTGCATGgggtccttctcctccaaatTGGCTCAAATGCAATATGGATGGATCACTTCGGGGGCCAAGATAATCGACATGCTATGGTGGCGTTTTTAGGACTCTTCAGGTGGATGGATCTTTGGTTTTTGTAGAAACTTGAAATCCTCGAATTTCATGTGGGCAAGCTTTCAACCATTGTCCCAACTATACGTCTATCTTGGGATTGAAACTTAACCAAAGCTGTAACAGATAGCGATTTTTAGGCGACAATCAAGTTGATTAATAATGGGTGTGATTGTTTGCAGCATTATGCTTGGAAGCAGTGACGGATCTAGGAATTTTAAGTTGTGGGGACAAACTTTCTTTTGATTGAGATATGATCCTATCATCTATTAGAAAGATTTGATGAAAATTTTGACCTTAAACCAAAATGATAAGAAAGTTTTTTCAAGTCATATTTTTCAtaggtttatttatttattttttgtcaaataACTAATTATCTCAAAAATTTAAACTGGTAGATAAAAGTTGCATTAATgagttttatattttattctaCACACCTCTTCGAGCAAGAGCCCTTAAAAATCAAATTCCAAATTACTTAATTATGCTAAAAAgcttaaactaaaataaaaacacgtgaataattttatattatattcttaaAATTTTCATTGTACTCAAGAGTTCTATTAATAATTGTGTTCATTAATACGAataaatattaatgaaaaaagTAGTTACAAATTTCGTTAGCATGGAAGGTATAAGTGATAAAAAATGACAATATCGTAGTAAAGTATTAATTTGCAGCTAAATGAACGACCAACAATTAAGAAAAATGGGGTAAGGGCCTAATGGGTACATTGGAAGCTCTTAAAGACAAGATAAAAGTGATGAAGGTAAATTTAATTGGTAGCTGATTGGCCGGTTTCCTTGAGCCGCTAATCTCACAGATAGCAGGTTCCATTAACAAAAATGTAATTTACATACATGTAAACAAGATAGTAAATGTTAGTGGCAGATGTCATCTATGGGGGCATTAAGTATTAACGTGGGGGAATGGTTTAGTAGTAATATCCTAATTCTATATATAGTATTGGCTTATTGCTGGTATTATCAAAAATCTCGTGGGGGCATATGCCCCACCCTAGCCCAACATGCATCCGCCCCTGCTTGGAAGGTTAACTAAATTCATCATTGGTTATCTAGAGATCATTAGACGATCAGTTGGTCCGCATCTTCAGAGAAGCCAGTCAAGTGATTGATTGTTTGACTAATTTAACACATGATTTTGACCTTGACATTTATTCCTTGGAGACACCTTCTCCTAAGTGTATTAGGAACAAGGTTATCAAAACCGGACCGGTGATCAAACCGGTGAGGGTACTGGTTCACGGTTCACAGGTTCAACCGTAGTTGAACCGTGGTCCAACCGGTTTTACCgcaataaattattaatattattttataataaatattaataatagaGCCCATTGTGCCATAGAATAAtataattgaatatataaaaaaacCACTTAAAAAAAAGAACCAAACAAATAGTCTCGAGACATCTCTTGCAACAAGAGACCACCACCAATGATATGCAAATATGATACAAAGCCAAATCCAAATTGGAAATatgatacaaataaaatatcagtAAATTATCTGGAATTTAATACTAGTATATCAAGAACATAGCCTCCAGAAGCAAAATAAGGCAATGGGCACCCCTCTGTCAGATCCAATTCGAAGGAACAAAGCTGTTGAACATCCAACACTCCTTCAACGCACAGAGGCCTCTGTCAGCTCCAATGGGCACACACTTTTGCACAATAATAGCATACCCAAGCCGAAAAAACAACTCAAGTCCAGAACACAGGCCGCTGTGAAAGGGAGAGTTAGGCGAGACTTGCAGCGACGGCGGTGCGCGGAGGACTTCGGAGACGTGCTGCGCGCGGATGACTCCGGCGATGTGCGGCGGGAAAGAGGTGGTTGCGCGGCGGATCGAAGGTGAAGAGGCTAGAACTTGGAAGACTAGGGTTTGCTCATTGTTGTGGTTGCCATTCTGGTTCAAGAGGAAGAAAGTGAAAAACACGTTTGAAGTTGTTTCAGATTtatggttttgatttttttcaaccTAAAAATAAGgatttaggtttcttgaactttTTGTTTATCTGATATCTCTTTGGGCCCATCCTTCAAGAGTGTTTTTTTGTTTGTCTGGGTCCAGTTTGGCAAAAAAACTCCAAAAACTTTCTTTTTATGTTGAACCGCTCAAAACCGCCAACCGGCCGGTTTTAGCCGGTTCGTCCGGTTTACCTCCGGTTTTTGCACCACacggttttgaggttgtttctGACCGGTctagggtccggttcccggttccAGCGGTCGAACCGaccggtccggtccggtttttaTAACCATGATTAGGAACTTGCTTTTTTATGATTGTACGTTAATGTCCTTCCCTAAATCTGCTCTAGTGTAGTATGTGTTTTTGGGCCTCTAACCCGCCCAAtaaccaaataaataaataaattacactCTTAGTGTAAAAAAAAAGCTTATTTACACACATTTATATGTATGAAAGTAAATCTGAAAATGAAAGAATCATGAATATTATTTTTGTCTTTAATACCAAAATTCCCATGTCAATGGAATAAAGACCAAATATACCAAAAACGACGTTATCCTTAAACCCCCCTAAAACCCTTATCAACCACAACAACATCAAAGGCTCCGAAATTCAACAAACCTAAGCACTGCACATGATGGCTACTGCTACTACTCTCAAATTCGTCTGCAAACCCAATCTTCATCTTCGCATCGCTCCATTCCAATGTGTTCGCAAGGTATCTCAACTGAAACTCAATCTTAACCACACACACCACcttgcttcttccttcatctctGTTTGTTTTCCTCGTAGGTTGTCCCAAGATCTGTTCCCCCGGCTGAGGCAGAGGAATGTAGCGGTGGTTCAATTCGTGAACAAGGCAAGTGAACAACTAGTGTTGTGTTGAATTATAGTGTGGGAGTTCTGTATGGTTCTATTGATTGGTGGTTGGTGATTGTGAAatactttctcttttttttttccctgttTTGGTGTGTTTGAAGAAAATAAGAAGACCCCAGCTTGGAAGAAATTGAATTCTAAAGAGCTTGGACTTCGAAATTCCATGATAGCACATCCAACCAAAAGGGTTCTGAGCACTCTGAAGAAAAAGGGTATGTGCTGCTCTCATTCGGTAATGTCTTGGTATTTGTGTGTGCATCCCTTAAGAATAATGTTCCAGGGTTTATGTCTGCAGGTTTAGGGAGGGAAATGCATAGTTGATAACCCTTTTTCTTTCTCCTTGTAGGGTATGATGTATATCTTGTTGGAGGTTGTGTACGGGATCTTATACTAAAACAAACACCAAAAGACTTTGATATTTTAACTTCTGCGGATCTTAAAGAGGTTACCTTTATTTCCTATTACTATTTTATTTCCAAATTATGGATGTATATGGTTATCTGGACAACTCTGTAGGTGAAAATATCTAGTGTTTATAAACATGTTGATTTTTTATTGGGGTCTAACCCTCTGGCTTCGAAAGCCGCTTTAAGTTCCAATATATCTGAGCTAAGGCAGGTAGACTGTATAGTTTAGCTTTTACGCAAAGTCCTCATGTTACAACCACTGCCTTTAGTCCTCGTGATCGAAGCTAATTTATTTGAAACTTTAAATTTCTATTTGGGCTTGTTGCCTTAGACCTTAACGTTGCATGGTGAATCTTGACTCATTTTGTAGGTCATGAGATCATTTTCATGGTGTGAGATAGTTGGTAAAAGGTTCCCAATATGTCATGTCCATATGGATGGCACTGTTGTTGAGGTTGGTCTGTcttgtttaaattttttaccTTTTGAACCATCTATAGTGGGAAGATTGCTTGAATTTTACCCTAATTATGGTTGTCTTTCCTAGTTTCCTTTAACCCTGTTTTTCACAATAACTTTGTTCTCCCTTTCAATTAGGTTTCAAGTTTTAATACTAATAAATTCAAGCCGCGTACACGCTTTGTGCATGATATTGAGGCACCCAATGGCTGTGACAATGAGGATTTTCTTCGCTGGAAGAATTGTTTGAATCGAGACTTCACAATTAACGGGTGTTGCTCTTGCACCAGTTTTTGCAATTTTTAAATAGAagttctgtttctttttttctgCGTTTTGCTGCAAATGTTTTATCTATGACATCCCCACTTCATATACAATTACAGCTCTTAATGCTGTtatttttatgttcttccagGTTGATGTTCGATCCGTATGCAAAAATTGTTTATGATTACATGGGAGGGATGGAAGATATTGTAAAAGCTAAAGTGTGCATGTATCTCTTTGAAGTTGTGGTTTCTTATATTGCTTTTTCTAATCAGTAATTTGAACTTatgtaacttctttttctataaatagGTGCGAACTGTGGTTCCTGCAGCTACTTCTTTTCAGGAGGATTGTGGTGAGTTTTTGTTGAAAAATCACTATGTTAAAGAAAAAAACCCTACTTGATATCTATTTCCTATATTTTGGGCAACGCAAACTGCCTTGAACATAGCTATTCTTCTAAATAGTGGATATGTAGGACTGTCTGCCACCATTTGTTTTCTGCAGCTCGCATTCTACGCGCTATTAGGATTGCTGCTCGCTTAGGGTTTAGTATTTCAAGGGAAACAGCTCACTCTGTAAAAAATCTTTCATATTCAATATTAAGACTTGATAAGGTATTTAATGTGTTCTTTCTCCTGGGTTTACTATAAACATGCATGAGATTATGCTGGTTTATGTGTCCCTCTTTTATGGTTGTAGGGTAGGTTAATGATGGAAATGAATTATATGCTAGCTTATGGATCTGCTGAAGCTTCTTTGAGACTATTATGGAGATTTGGACTTCTAGATATACTTCTCCCCTTTCAGGTACATGATTAATCTGCATTCTAATTTCTAAAACTCAGGCCTGGAACGTTAACTAATTTACGTTTGACATTACAGGCTGTTTATTTTGTTCACCATCGATTTCGGAGGCGGGACAAAAGAACCAATATGCTTTTGGTAACCCCTTTACTCTGTATGAAATTTAGACTTTAAAACTTGCAGGATTCTAGACTGACTCAGAACTTATTGGATGCCCTATCCATCAAGTTGTGCATTAGAAACATGCATATTTTTGGAAATTGAGATGACGATTAGACTCAAACCTGATAGATGTTTGCAAAAGATATCTACTATGGCTATGTGTCTACCCCTTAGGTGTGTTTGTGTATCCACAAAAAATTAAGTATGGGTGTGAGCATTATATTACCAAAATCTATCCACATGTATCATCATGTTTTATAATTAGGATTTGAAAGATTTTGTATCATTTTCTTAATTTGAGTTATATGCCGAGTTCCTTGGTTCCACTATCTGCAGATATGTGAATGCTTATTTTATCAAACTTTTCTAGAATATCTAGACTACATATTAGCTTAATTAGGTgcctgtttttattttatttgaatatttttaGGGTTCCAAGGACTCCAAGCAGTAAGGATATTGCTCCTATTaaaaaaagagagataaaagACTTTCAAGTTCTGAACAGCGAATGGAAGGGGATGGGTGgggattttttttccaattttaatACTGCTTAATCGATTATCTCATAATGATTGTGTTTGTTGAGCATTAATTCAGTGCAAAACATTTTAGCACCACCTTGGCACATTTTTCATTAGATCTTTTGGAATTTTATCTGCAGTCTTTGTTCTCCAATTTGGATAAACTTTTGGCACCAAACCGACCATGTCACAGCAGCTTATGGTAAGATCTGTGCAACAACAGTGTCTGTTTCTTGTTTTACTTGCTGGATTGGCTCCTCTAATGTAAGTACATTTGAGACGGTAAAGTGCAGAATTAGAACCGTTGGTTGGAAATCAACTTTGAAAACTTAAGAACTTTTTTGTTATATACATATACGCATGAAATTTATCAAAATATCAACTATTGAATTATCAATTAGAATTGTGCACTTTATCTACTTAAGTGTATAGCTTTAGAGAATCCTATTTGTTagccattttttataaaatgaatGTGTAGTGCTGAAATAATGAGAAC
This window harbors:
- the LOC130713803 gene encoding uncharacterized protein LOC130713803, producing MMATATTLKFVCKPNLHLRIAPFQCVRKVVPRSVPPAEAEECSGGSIREQENKKTPAWKKLNSKELGLRNSMIAHPTKRVLSTLKKKGYDVYLVGGCVRDLILKQTPKDFDILTSADLKEVMRSFSWCEIVGKRFPICHVHMDGTVVEVSSFNTNKFKPRTRFVHDIEAPNGCDNEDFLRWKNCLNRDFTINGLMFDPYAKIVYDYMGGMEDIVKAKVRTVVPAATSFQEDCARILRAIRIAARLGFSISRETAHSVKNLSYSILRLDKGRLMMEMNYMLAYGSAEASLRLLWRFGLLDILLPFQAVYFVHHRFRRRDKRTNMLLSLFSNLDKLLAPNRPCHSSLWVGILALHKTLSDQPRNPLVVAAFSLAVHNGGNLLEAVDISRRINQPHDDRFPELLDPSDLEAEALADEILDLAESVKESLLQMTTRHMVSQAMADYPQAPHSDMVFIPLGMYLKTVSIFDCLRARAGRKFLSKQDRKTDYESLAHGDLQEVRHMLAMVVFDTIYPLHLDRDQS